A single genomic interval of Pseudopipra pipra isolate bDixPip1 unplaced genomic scaffold, bDixPip1.hap1 HAP1_SCAFFOLD_498, whole genome shotgun sequence harbors:
- the LOC135408514 gene encoding protocadherin Fat 4-like: MGRPAAAARGAPPPLLLSLLLSLLPPLGSAAAEPRQVFQVLEEQPPGTWVGTIATRPGFTYRLSEHHDLFAINATSGALHTRATIDRESLASDVVDLVVLSSQPTYPSEVRVLVLDLNDNAPVFPDPSIVVTFKEDTGSGRQLILDTATDADSGTNGVDHGSYRIVAGNEEGRFRLNITLNPSGEGAFLHLVSRGGLDREATPTYQLLVQVEDKGEPRRRGYLQVNVTVQDINDNPPIFSQTLYQARVPEDAPVGASVLQVTAADADEGTNADIRYRLEGGDGSGSGGGDGAGSLPFEVDPESGVIRIRERLDYEVRQEYSLTVQAMDRGVPALSGRAEALIRLLDVNDNEPRVKFRYFPATSRFASVDENAAPGTVVALLTVSDADSPAANGNISVSILAGNEQRHFEVHSSKVPNLSLIKVAAALDRERIPAYNLTVAVADNYGAPPPPPGSPTSGFSPDGAVAAPVSRSSVASLVIFVNDINDHPPVFGQSVYRVNISEEVPLGSYVRGLSATDRDSGLNANLKYSIVSGNELGWFRISEHSGLVTTAGPEGSSAGHAAGTSISSRLDRETASQVVLNISARDQGVQPKFSYAQLVVTILDVNDNKPRFSQPEGYQVSLAENSPSGTELLVLSAADGDLGDNGTVRFSLQEAEPALVAVGPSSVTPRQIFRLDPVSGKLSTISQLDREEQSYFSLQVLATDLGTPPLSSIARVNVTVLDVNDNSPVFYPVQYFAHIQENEPAGTYVTTVSATDPDLGPNGTVSYSISAGDSSRFQVHGQTGVITTKIALDREEKTAYQLQIVATDGGHLQSQNQAIVTITVLDTQDNPPVFSQGMYSFVVFENVALGYHVGTVFASTMDLNTNISYLITTGDQRGMFAINRATGQITTASIIDREEQAFYQLKVVASGGAITGDAVVNITVKDLNDNSPHFIHAVESVNVVENWKAGHTIFQAKALDPDEGVNGVVLYSLKQNPKGLFSINEQTGAISLTGPLDINAGSYQVEILASDMGVPQLSSNFILTVSVHDVNDNPPVFDQLSYEITILESEPVNSRFFKVQASDKDSGVNGEIAYSIIEGNAGDAFGIFPDGQLYIKSELDRELQERYILLVVASDRAVEPLNATVNVTVILEDVNDNRPLFNSTNYVFYFEEEQRGGSYVGKINAVDKDFGPNGEVRYSFEHLQPDFELNTVTGEIRSTHQFDREALMRQRGAAVFSLTVIATDQGLPKPLKDQATVQIYMKDINDNAPKFLKDLYQATISELAANLTQVLRVSASDVDEGVNGLIHYSVIKGNEENQFAIDSSTGQVTLVGKLDHEATASYSLVIQAVDSGEVSLSSTCMLSIDVLDENDNSPSFPKSTLLVDVLENMRVGELVSSVTATDSDSGDNADLHYSITGTNNHGTFSISPNTGSIFLAKKLDFETQSLYKLNITAKDQGRPPRSSTMSVVIHVRDFNDNPPNFPPGDIFKSIVENVPVGSSVISVTAHDPDADINGQLTYAIIQQMPRGNHFRIDEVKGTIFTNAEIDREFANLFELTVKASDQAVPVETRRFALKNVTILVTDQNDNVPVFVSQNALAADPSVVIGSILTTIIAADPDEGANGEVEYEIVNGDTETFIVDRYSGDLRVASALVPSQLIYNLIVSATDLGPERRKSTTEMTIILQGVDGPVFTQPKYITILKEGEPIGTNVISIEAASPRGSEAQVEYYIVSVRCEDKSLGRLFTIGRHTGVIQTAAILDREQGARLYLVDVYAIEKSSVLPRTQRAEVKAYSVIFPLSFHSCVIPEL; this comes from the coding sequence AtgggccgccccgccgccgccgcccgcggggctccgccgccgctgctgctgtCGCTGCTGCTGtcgctgctgccgccgctggGGAGCgccgccgccgagccgcgcCAGGTGTtccaggtgctggaggagcagccGCCCGGCACCTGGGTGGGCACCATCGCCACCCGGCCCGGCTTCACCTACCGCCTGAGCGAGCACCACGACCTGTTCGCCATCAACGCCACCTCGGGCGCCCTGCACACCCGCGCCACCATCGACCGCGAGAGCCTGGCCAGCGACGTGGTGGACCTGGTGGTGCTCTCCAGCCAGCCCACCTACCCCAGCGAGGTGCGCGTCCTGGTGCTCGACCTCAATGACAACGCGCCCGTCTTCCCCGACCCGTCCATCGTGGTGACTTTCAAGGAGGACACGGGCAGCGGGCGCCAGCTTATCCTGGACACAGCCACCGATGCCGACAGTGGCACCAATGGTGTAGACCACGGCTCCTATCGGATTGTGGCCGGCAATGAGGAGGGCCGCTTCCGCCTCAACATCACCCTCAACCCCAGCGGTGAAGGAGCTTTCTTGCACCTGGTTTCCCGTGGAGGGCTGGACCGGGAGGCCACCCCCACCTACCAGCTGTTGGTGCAGGTGGAGGACAAGGGGGAGCCCCGTCGGCGAGGGTACCTGCAGGTCAACGTCACTGTCCAGGACATCAATGACAACCCCCCCATCTTCAGCCAGACGCTTTACCAGGCACGAGTGCCTGAGGATGCACCTGTTGGGGCCAGTGTTCTCCAGGTCACTGCAGCTGATGCTGATGAAGGCACCAATGCTGACATTCGCTACCGCCTGGAAGGAGGTGATGGCAGTGGCAGTGGtggtggggatggggctggcAGCCTCCCGTTTGAGGTGGACCCTGAGAGCGGAGTGATCCGCATCCGTGAGCGCTTGGACTATGAGGTGCGACAGGAGTACTCACTGACAGTCCAGGCCATGGACCGAGGGGTGCCGGCGCTGAGCGGCCGGGCCGAGGCCCTCATCCGCCTGCTCGATGTCAATGACAACGAGCCCAGGGTGAAGTTCCGCTACTTCCCGGCCACGTCCCGGTTTGCCTCTGTGGATGAGAATGCGGCCCCTGGCACTGTGGTGGCCCTGCTGACGGTGAGCGATGCCGACTCCCCCGCAGCCAACGGGAACATCTCAGTGTCGATCCTGGCGGGAAATGAGCAGCGGCACTTTGAGGTGCACAGCAGTAAGGTACCCAACCTCAGCCTTATAAAGGTAGCAGCTGCATTGGACCGGGAACGCATCCCAGCCTATAACCTTACCGTGGCAGTGGCGGATAACTATGGGGCCCCACCGCCACCTCCAGGGTCTCCCACTTCTGGCTTTTCTCCTGACGGGGCCGTGGCAGCTCCCGTGAGCCGCTCCTCAGTAGCCAGCCTGGTGATCTTTGTGAATGACATTAATGACCACCCACCTGTCTTTGGGCAGTCAGTCTACAGGGTGAACATCAGTGAGGAGGTACCCCTGGGCAGTTACGTGCGGGGCCTGAGTGCCACGGACCGTGACTCGGGCCTCAATGCCAACCTCAAATACAGCATCGTCTCGGGCAATGAGCTCGGCTGGTTTCGCATCAGTGAGCACAGCGGGCTGGTCACCACAGCTGGCCCCGAGGGCAGCAGTGCCGGACATGCTGCAGGCACATCCATCTCCAGCAGGCTGGACCGGGAGACTGCTTCTCAGGTGGTGCTTAACATCAGTGCCCGTGACCAGGGCGTGCAGCCCAAGTTCTCCTATGCACAGCTCGTGGTGACCATCCTGGATGTCAATGACAACAAACCTCGCTTCAGTCAACCCGAGGGCTACCAGGTGTCCCTGGCTGAAAACTCCCCATCAGGAACTGAGCTCCTTGTCCTGAGTGCTGCTGATGGGGACCTGGGGGACAATGGGACTGTCCgcttctccctgcaggaagCTGAACCAGCACTGGTAGCAGTTGGCCCCTCATCTGTGACCCCTCGCCAGATTTTTCGCTTGGATCCTGTTTCTGGCAAACTCAGCACCATCTCGCAGCTGGACCGGGAGGAGCAGTCTTACTTCTCTCTGCAGGTCTTGGCCACTGATTTAGGCACTCCTCCCCTTTCTTCAATAGCCCGAGTTAATGTGACTGTCCTGGATGTGAATGACAATAGCCCCGTGTTTTACCCCGTTCAATATTTTGCCCATATCCAAGAGAACGAACCAGCTGGAACATACGTGACCACGGTGTCTGCCACAGATCCTGATCTGGGACCCAATGGGACAGTCAGCTACAGTATCTCAGCTGGAGATAGCTCCAGGTTTCAGGTCCATGGCCAGACAGGGGTCATCACAACAAAAATAGCCCttgacagggaggaaaaaactgCTTACCAGCTGCAGATCGTGGCCACTGACGGTGGCCATCTTCAGTCGCAGAACCAAGCCATTGTCACCATCACTGTCTTGGACACCCAGGACAACCCACCTGTTTTCAGCCAGGGCATGTACAGTTTTGTTGTCTTTGAAAATGTTGCCCTGGGTTACCACGTAGGTACTGTTTTTGCTTCCACCATGGACCTCAACACCAACATCAGTTACCTTATTACGACAGGTGACCAAAGGGGCATGTTTGCCATCAACAGAGCGACGGGGCAGATCACCACAGCCAGTATTATTGACAGGGAGGAGCAAGCATTTTACCAGCTGAAGGTGGTTGCTAGTGGTGGGGCGATAACTGGCGATGCTGTGGTCAATATAACTGTCAAAGATTTAAATGACAATTCCCCACACTTCATTCATGCTGTGGAAAGTGTAAATGTGGTTGAGAACTGGAAAGCTGGGCATACCATATTCCAGGCCAAAGCTCTTGATCCTGATGAAGGTGTTAACGGCGTGGTCCTTTACAGCCTTAAGCAAAACCCAAAGGGCTTGTTTTCAATCAATGAACAAACTGGTGCCATAAGCTTAACAGGGCCACTTGACATAAATGCTGGGTCTTACCAAGTTGAAATCCTGGCCTCGGATATGGGGGTGCCGCAGCTGTCCTCTAACTTTATCCTGACTGTCTCTGTCCATGATGTAAATGATAACCCGCCTGTGTTTGACCAGCTTTCCTATGAAATTACCATTTTGGAGTCAGAGCCTGTGAATTCCAGGTTCTTTAAGGTACAGGCTTCCGACAAAGACTCGGGAGTGAACGGTGAAATAGCTTACAGTATAATTGAAGGAAATGCTGGGGATGCCTTTGGCATATTCCCAGATGGTCAGCTGTATATAAAAAGTGAACTGGACCGTGAACTTCAGGAAAGATATATTTTACTGGTTGTTGCCTCTGATAGAGCAGTAGAACCACTCAATGCTACTGTGAATGTTACTGTGATTCTGGAGGATGTAAATGATAACAGGCCCCTGTTCAACAGTACTAActatgtgttttattttgaagaggagcagagaggtggATCATATGTAGGTAAAATAAATGCTGTAGATAAAGACTTCGGGCCAAATGGTGAGGTCAGGTATTCCTTTGAGCATTTGCAGCCAGATTTTGAGCTGAACACAGTAACTGGGGAAATTAGAAGCACTCATCAGTTTGACAGAGAAGCTCTTATGAGACAGAGGGGAGCTGCAGTATTTAGTCTTACAGTAATAGCCACAGATCAGGGGTTGCCAAAGCCTCTAAAGGATCAGGCAACTGTACAGATCTACATGAAAGACATCAATGATAATGCCCCCAAATTTTTGAAAGATCTCTACCAAGCTACTATATCagaattggcagcaaatctgACACAGGTGCTGAGAGTTTCTGCCTCAGATGTTGATGAAGGGGTTAATGGATTGATTCACTACTCTGTAATCaagggaaatgaagaaaatcagTTTGCAATAGATAGTAGCACAGGCCAAGTGACCTTAGTAGGCAAACTAGATCATGAGGCTACTGCGTCATATTCCCTTGTCATCCAAGCAGTAGACTCTGGAGAGGTTTCCCTGAGTTCAACTTGCATGTTGAGCATTGATGTATTGGATGAAAATGACAACAGTCCTTCCTTCCCTAAATCAACCTTGTTAGTGGATGTCTTGGAAAATATGAGGGTTGGTGAACTTGTGTCATCTGTCACTGCCACTGATTCTGATTCAGGTGACAATGCTGACCTGCACTATAGTATTACGGGGACAAACAACCACGGGACCTTTAGCATCAGTCCCAACACCGGTAGTATTTTTCTTGCAAAGAAACTGGACTTTGAGACTCAATCTCTGTATAAGCTAAATATAACAGCGAAAGACCAAGGAAGGCCACCGCGGTCATCTACTATGTCTGTGGTAATACATGTTAGAGATTTCAATGATAATCCTCCTAATTTTCCTCCAGGAGACATCTTTAAATCGATTGTTGAGAATGTTCCTGTTGGTAGCTCTGTCATTTCTGTGACTGCCCATGATCCGGATGCGGATATTAACGGGCAGCTGACGTATGCAATCATCCAGCAGATGCCAAGGGGTAATCACTTCCGCATAGATGAAGTGAAAGGGACAATATTTACCAATGCTGAAATAGATCGGGAGTTTGCTAATCTCTTTGAGTTAACAGTCAAAGCCAGTGATCAGGCCGTTCCTGTGGAGACCAGGCGATTCGCTCTGAAGAACGTGACCATTTTGGTGACGGATCAAAATGACAATGTTCCCGTGTTCGTATCACAAAATGCCCTTGCAGCCGACCCCTCGGTTGTGATCGGCTCCATCCTAACGACAATTATTGCTGCGGATCCTGACGAGGGTGCCAATGGAGAAGTGGAATATGAAATAGTTAATGGAGATACTGAGACTTTCATTGTGGATCGCTACAGCGGAGATTTAAGAGTAGCGTCAGCTTTGGTGCCTTCTCAGCTCATATACAATCTCATAGTTTCTGCCACGGATCTTGGCCCTGAAAGGAGAAAATCCACCACTGAAATGACTATAATTCTGCAGGGGGTTGACGGGCCTGTTTTCACTCAGCCAAAATACATAACCATCTTAAAAGAAGGTGAGCCCATTGGGACAAATGTGATATCTATCGAAGCGGCGAGTCCGCGGGGCTCCGAAGCTCAGGTGGAATATTACATCGTCTCCGTTCGATGCGAAGATAAGAGTCTTGGGCGCCTCTTCACCATCGGGCGCCATACTGGGGTCATCCAGACCGCTGCCATTTTGGACAGGGAGCAAGGAGCGCGTCTCTACTTGGTGGATGTTTATGCCATTGAAAAGTCGTCGGTTTTGCCCCGCACGCAACGAGCAGAGGTAAAGGCTTATTCAGTAATTTTTCCCCTGTCTTTCCACTCCTGTGTAATTCCAGAATTATGA